The Falco naumanni isolate bFalNau1 chromosome 14, bFalNau1.pat, whole genome shotgun sequence genome includes a window with the following:
- the LOC121097588 gene encoding sestrin-3-like isoform X2 produces MIVCPQSVEHPRGSRCQRLPGQVVKMSGSDPERPQFLFVKVLASRGRLEAVTQQMGYHPQYLDSFLKTQHYLMHMDGPLPFDCRHYIAIMAAARHQCRYLVNLHVLQFLRAGGDPQWLRGLDFIPPKLRNLNEINKILAHRPWLITKEHIEKLLKISEWSWSLAELVHAVVLLAHCHALASFVFGCGCEQDEGPGGRGSMKPLSPGNQCFCDTTAGNGYSQELLRINRKRSLDSCMELDSLRERMQRIHVETEGREETRMLQQDREEDTDGEVTGATNLACYMQDPDFGYQDFARRDEDQTQDYSWEDHGFSLVNRLYSDIGHLLDEKFRMVDGLQSSAMAKRQGCEPSVFKRGIWNYIHCMFGIRYDDYDYAEVNQLLERMLKVYIKTVTCYPEKTNPEMFDRFWKQFKHSEKVHVNLLILEARMQAELLYALQAITQYMIS; encoded by the exons ATGATCGTGTGTCCTCAGAGCGTGGAGCACCCTCGAGGAAGCCGGTGCCAGCGGCTGCCGGGGCAG GTAGTGAAGATGTCTGGCAGTGACCCCGAGCGCCCTCAGTTCCTCTTTGTGAAGGTGCTGGCGAGCCGGGGGCGGCTGGAGGCAGTGACCCAGCAGATGGGTTACCACCCGCAGTACCTCGACAGCTTCCTCAAGACTCAGCACTACCTGATGCACATGGACGGCCCGCTGCCCTTCGACTGCCGGCACTACATTGCCATCATG gcagctgcccggCACCAGTGCCGGTACCTGGTGAACCTGCACGTGCTGCAGTTCCTGCGGGCAGGGGGCGATCCCCAGTGGCTGCGCGGCCTCGACTTCATCCCCCCCAAACTCCGCAACCTCAATGAGATCAACAAGATCCTGGCACACCGGCCATGGCTCATCACCAAGGAGCACATTGAG aagctgctgaaaaTCAGCGAGTGGAGCTGGTCACTGGCAGAGCTTGTGCACGCCGTTGTCCTCCTGGCACATTGCCATGCACTTGCCAGCTTTGTCTTCGGCTGTGGCTGCGAGCAGGATGAAGGGCCAGGGGGCCGAGGCTCAATGAAGCCCTTGTCACCCGGGAACCAGTGCTTCTGTGACACCACCGCGGGCAATGGCtacagccaggagctgctgcgCATCAACCGCAAGCGG TCCCTGGACTCCTGCATGGAGCTGGATTCCCTCCGGGAACGCATGCAGCGGATCCATGTGGAGACcgaggggagggaggagacgaggatgctgcagcaggaccGAGAGGAAG ATACCGACGGGGAAGTCACCGGTGCCACCAACCTTGCATGCTACATGCAGGACCCTGACTTTGGATACCAGGACTTTGCTCGGCGCGACGAGGATCAGACGCAG GATTACTCCTGGGAAGACCATGGCTTCTCGCTGGTCAACCGGCTCTACTCTGACATCGGGCATCTCTTGGATGAGAAGTTTCGGATGGTGGATGGTCTGCAAAGCAGCGCCATGGCCAAGAGGCAGGGCTGTGAACCCTCCGTCTTCAAGCGGGGCATCTGGAACTACATCCACTGCATGTTTGGCATTAG GTACGATGACTACGACTACGCAGAAGTGAATCAGCTCCTGGAGCGAATGCTCAAAGTTTACATTAAAACTGTAACCTGCTACCCAGAGAAGACAAACCCAGAAATGTTTGACAGGTTCTGGAAGCAGTTCAAGCACAGTGAAAAg GTCCACGTGAACCTGCTCATCCTGGAAGCCCGaatgcaggcagagctgctgtatGCATTGCAAGCCATCACCCAGTACATGATCTCCTAA
- the LOC121097588 gene encoding sestrin-3-like isoform X1: protein MIVCPQSVEHPRGSRCQRLPGQVVKMSGSDPERPQFLFVKVLASRGRLEAVTQQMGYHPQYLDSFLKTQHYLMHMDGPLPFDCRHYIAIMAAARHQCRYLVNLHVLQFLRAGGDPQWLRGLDFIPPKLRNLNEINKILAHRPWLITKEHIEKLLKISEWSWSLAELVHAVVLLAHCHALASFVFGCGCEQDEGPGGRGSMKPLSPGNQCFCDTTAGNGYSQELLRINRKRSLDSCMELDSLRERMQRIHVETEGREETRMLQQDREEDTDGEVTGATNLACYMQDPDFGYQDFARRDEDQTQVFRVQDYSWEDHGFSLVNRLYSDIGHLLDEKFRMVDGLQSSAMAKRQGCEPSVFKRGIWNYIHCMFGIRYDDYDYAEVNQLLERMLKVYIKTVTCYPEKTNPEMFDRFWKQFKHSEKVHVNLLILEARMQAELLYALQAITQYMIS, encoded by the exons ATGATCGTGTGTCCTCAGAGCGTGGAGCACCCTCGAGGAAGCCGGTGCCAGCGGCTGCCGGGGCAG GTAGTGAAGATGTCTGGCAGTGACCCCGAGCGCCCTCAGTTCCTCTTTGTGAAGGTGCTGGCGAGCCGGGGGCGGCTGGAGGCAGTGACCCAGCAGATGGGTTACCACCCGCAGTACCTCGACAGCTTCCTCAAGACTCAGCACTACCTGATGCACATGGACGGCCCGCTGCCCTTCGACTGCCGGCACTACATTGCCATCATG gcagctgcccggCACCAGTGCCGGTACCTGGTGAACCTGCACGTGCTGCAGTTCCTGCGGGCAGGGGGCGATCCCCAGTGGCTGCGCGGCCTCGACTTCATCCCCCCCAAACTCCGCAACCTCAATGAGATCAACAAGATCCTGGCACACCGGCCATGGCTCATCACCAAGGAGCACATTGAG aagctgctgaaaaTCAGCGAGTGGAGCTGGTCACTGGCAGAGCTTGTGCACGCCGTTGTCCTCCTGGCACATTGCCATGCACTTGCCAGCTTTGTCTTCGGCTGTGGCTGCGAGCAGGATGAAGGGCCAGGGGGCCGAGGCTCAATGAAGCCCTTGTCACCCGGGAACCAGTGCTTCTGTGACACCACCGCGGGCAATGGCtacagccaggagctgctgcgCATCAACCGCAAGCGG TCCCTGGACTCCTGCATGGAGCTGGATTCCCTCCGGGAACGCATGCAGCGGATCCATGTGGAGACcgaggggagggaggagacgaggatgctgcagcaggaccGAGAGGAAG ATACCGACGGGGAAGTCACCGGTGCCACCAACCTTGCATGCTACATGCAGGACCCTGACTTTGGATACCAGGACTTTGCTCGGCGCGACGAGGATCAGACGCAGGTATTCAGAGTCCAG GATTACTCCTGGGAAGACCATGGCTTCTCGCTGGTCAACCGGCTCTACTCTGACATCGGGCATCTCTTGGATGAGAAGTTTCGGATGGTGGATGGTCTGCAAAGCAGCGCCATGGCCAAGAGGCAGGGCTGTGAACCCTCCGTCTTCAAGCGGGGCATCTGGAACTACATCCACTGCATGTTTGGCATTAG GTACGATGACTACGACTACGCAGAAGTGAATCAGCTCCTGGAGCGAATGCTCAAAGTTTACATTAAAACTGTAACCTGCTACCCAGAGAAGACAAACCCAGAAATGTTTGACAGGTTCTGGAAGCAGTTCAAGCACAGTGAAAAg GTCCACGTGAACCTGCTCATCCTGGAAGCCCGaatgcaggcagagctgctgtatGCATTGCAAGCCATCACCCAGTACATGATCTCCTAA